The Bubalus bubalis isolate 160015118507 breed Murrah chromosome 18, NDDB_SH_1, whole genome shotgun sequence genome contains a region encoding:
- the LOC102409217 gene encoding SIGLEC family-like protein 1: protein MAPPGLLLAPTMLFDSSCSLKKTLQCSCSFRGTPMPSVRWRVGGVPVAMNRTGFRVTSTTLGPWANSTIHLTKPPETGTSLLCEGRNPEGTHALTILLKSGRSPLVAQTFMKGLIRGVFYGAIGVTLLFLCLVPLIAKHIRMKQAKKIAAMKAEKSPKIRGRQGLETSLRPKEPGKSRVTPSPEQQILDPSPQTSKTSRIN, encoded by the exons ATGGCGCCGCCAGGGCTCCTGCTGG ccccCACCATGCTGTTCGATTcctcttgctccttgaagaagACTCTGCAGTGCAGCTGTTCCTTCCGTGGGACCCCCATGCCCTCCGTGCGGTGGCGGGTTGGGGGTGTTCCCGTGGCCATGAACCGCACAGGCTTTCGGGTGACTTCTACCACGCTTGGCCCCTGGGCCAACAGCACCATCCATCTGACCAAGCCACCTGAAACGGGCACGAGCCTTCTCTGTGAGGGCAGGAACCCAGAGGGAACCCACGCTCTGACCATCCTGCTGAAGTCAG GAAGGAGTCCTTTGGTTGCCCAGACTTTCATGAAAGGGCTGATTCGGGGTGTGTTCTATGGAGCCATCGGAGTCACACTGCTCTTCCTCTGCCTCGTCCCACTCAT AGCGAAACATAtcagaatgaagcaggcaaagaaaATTGCAGCAATGAAGGCAGAAAAGAGCCCTAAAATCAGAGGCCGCCAAGGACTTGAGACATCTCTAAGGCCCAAGGAACCAGGAAAATCCAGAGTCACCCCGTCTCCTGAGCAGCAGATATTG GACCCATCACCCCAAACTTCCAAGACGAGCAGGATAAACTGA
- the LOC112580334 gene encoding SIGLEC family-like protein 1 isoform X2, translated as MVRLQVASPARLLYFSCSLEKTLQCSCSFRGSPMPSVRWLMGGDPVDLNSMNKNFQVTSNIAAPWANSTISLLGEPEIVRGLHCEGRNQHGIHTSSIFLIPPDKNSVSNALVKGLIQGVVYGSIATALFFFFLVLLAMKMLKWWEESHIPKTNEALIPEKPELLEEPKTPQESAAEPSPASVAV; from the exons ATGGTCAGGCTCCAGGTGGCCT CACCGGCCAGGCTGCTCTACTTTTCTTGttccttggagaagactctgcagTGCAGCTGTTCCTTCCGTGGGAGCCCCATGCCCTCCGTGCGGTGGTTGATGGGAGGTGATCCTGTGGATCTGAACAGCATGAATAAGAATTTCCAGGTGACATCCAACATAGCTGCCCCTTGGGCCAACAGCACCATCAGCCTCCTCGGGGAGCCAGAAATAGTCAGGGGCCTCCACTGTGAGGGGCGGAACCAACACGGAATCCATACCTCAAGCATCTTCCTGATACCGCCAG ATAAGAATTCAGTTTCTAATGCGCTGGTGAAAGGGCTGATCCAGGGCGTTGTGTATGGATCCATTGCGACAgcactcttcttcttcttccttgtcCTCCTTGC AATGAAGATGCTTAAGTGGTGGGAGGAGAGTCACATTCCTAAGACCAACGAGGCCCTGATCCCCGAGAAACCAGAGCTGCTGGAGGAGCCAAAAACACCCCAGGAGTCTGCAGCTGAGCCCTCACCTGCTTCTGTAGCAG TCTAG
- the LOC112580334 gene encoding SIGLEC family-like protein 1 isoform X1, translated as MRKEDERGTSLSHSPSGLPGLPERLSGAPWESQTRRGLSPGGGGDGVTVLADSRPSFPAAPARLLYFSCSLEKTLQCSCSFRGSPMPSVRWLMGGDPVDLNSMNKNFQVTSNIAAPWANSTISLLGEPEIVRGLHCEGRNQHGIHTSSIFLIPPDKNSVSNALVKGLIQGVVYGSIATALFFFFLVLLAMKMLKWWEESHIPKTNEALIPEKPELLEEPKTPQESAAEPSPASVAV; from the exons ATGAGGAAAGAGGATGAAAGGGGAACTAGTCTGAGTCACAGCCCCTCGGGGCTTCCTGGGCTTCCAGAAAGGCTTTCTGGAGCCCCATGGGAGTCACAGACAAGGAGAGGGCTGAGTCCTGGAGGAGGCGGAGACGGAGTCACGGTGCTCGCTGACTCCCGGCCCTCCTTCCCCGCAGCACCGGCCAGGCTGCTCTACTTTTCTTGttccttggagaagactctgcagTGCAGCTGTTCCTTCCGTGGGAGCCCCATGCCCTCCGTGCGGTGGTTGATGGGAGGTGATCCTGTGGATCTGAACAGCATGAATAAGAATTTCCAGGTGACATCCAACATAGCTGCCCCTTGGGCCAACAGCACCATCAGCCTCCTCGGGGAGCCAGAAATAGTCAGGGGCCTCCACTGTGAGGGGCGGAACCAACACGGAATCCATACCTCAAGCATCTTCCTGATACCGCCAG ATAAGAATTCAGTTTCTAATGCGCTGGTGAAAGGGCTGATCCAGGGCGTTGTGTATGGATCCATTGCGACAgcactcttcttcttcttccttgtcCTCCTTGC AATGAAGATGCTTAAGTGGTGGGAGGAGAGTCACATTCCTAAGACCAACGAGGCCCTGATCCCCGAGAAACCAGAGCTGCTGGAGGAGCCAAAAACACCCCAGGAGTCTGCAGCTGAGCCCTCACCTGCTTCTGTAGCAG TCTAG